The following are from one region of the Natronosporangium hydrolyticum genome:
- a CDS encoding FecCD family ABC transporter permease has translation MSSPTTVVAPAGRPPPARPVRRSAVTPLLLTLLVGLLVGSVFIAIGTGSAVIAPPETARYLWAALTGGTISADELTRYQIIWQIRTPRVLLAVLVGGGLAVVGVAIQALVRNALADPFILGVSSGGAVGAVAVSLLGALSIFGIYAVSVGAFAGALLATVLVYTIAYARTGVTPLRLVLTGVALSFGFQAVMSVMIYFAPSGEATSTVLFWTMGSFGAATWGSLPIVALIILIGAVLLHQCARPLDVMSLGDETAASMGVNVARSRQALFLVTALMTGAMVAVSGAIGFVGLVIPHITRMLVGAAHARVLLIAPLLGAILMVWVDLLARTLVAPRELPLGVLTALLGVPVFILLMRRRRYVFGGTS, from the coding sequence GTGTCCTCACCGACAACCGTCGTCGCACCGGCCGGACGCCCTCCTCCTGCCCGGCCGGTGCGACGATCGGCGGTCACGCCGCTGCTCCTCACCCTGCTGGTCGGCTTGCTCGTCGGTTCGGTCTTCATCGCGATCGGCACGGGTTCGGCGGTCATTGCGCCCCCCGAGACCGCCCGCTACCTCTGGGCCGCACTCACCGGCGGCACCATCTCCGCCGACGAACTCACCCGCTACCAGATCATCTGGCAGATCCGCACGCCGCGGGTGCTGCTAGCGGTCCTCGTCGGCGGCGGGCTGGCGGTGGTGGGGGTGGCGATTCAGGCCTTGGTCCGCAACGCGTTGGCCGACCCGTTCATCCTCGGCGTCTCCTCCGGCGGCGCGGTCGGTGCGGTGGCGGTGTCACTGCTGGGCGCTCTGTCGATCTTCGGAATCTACGCCGTCTCGGTCGGCGCGTTCGCCGGTGCGCTGCTCGCCACCGTCCTGGTGTACACCATCGCCTACGCCCGCACCGGGGTCACACCGCTGCGGCTGGTGTTGACCGGGGTGGCGTTGTCCTTCGGGTTCCAGGCAGTCATGAGCGTGATGATCTACTTCGCGCCCAGCGGCGAAGCCACCAGCACCGTGCTGTTCTGGACCATGGGCTCCTTCGGCGCGGCCACCTGGGGGTCACTGCCGATAGTCGCACTCATCATCCTCATCGGAGCGGTGCTGCTTCACCAGTGCGCCAGGCCGCTCGACGTGATGAGCCTCGGCGACGAAACCGCGGCGTCGATGGGCGTGAACGTTGCCCGCAGCCGGCAGGCGCTGTTCCTGGTCACCGCCCTCATGACCGGGGCGATGGTCGCGGTGAGCGGAGCCATCGGCTTCGTCGGGCTGGTGATCCCGCACATCACCCGCATGCTGGTCGGCGCCGCCCACGCCCGGGTGTTGCTGATCGCACCACTGCTCGGCGCGATCCTGATGGTGTGGGTCGATCTGCTCGCCCGCACCCTGGTCGCGCCCCGGGAACTGCCGCTGGGCGTGCTGACCGCGCTGCTCGGAGTGCCGGTGTTCATCCTGCTGATGCGGCGCCGACGGTACGTGTTCGGGGGGACCTCGTGA
- a CDS encoding ABC transporter permease, whose amino-acid sequence MTTELIADAATVQTRAATRPSVARLAVVELRKLLDTRAGRWLLVTIGLACGVIAGVQLAVLDAPVQTFQTFFLGTLIPIGLLLPVLGILAVTSEWSQRTALSTFALVPQRHRVLAAKLLAGAAAAIASVAASVVIAALANLAALATGGAGDWRLDLAVLGNTVVFQLINVAMGLAFGMAALNTPLAIVAYFVLPTVWNVLGAMVGWLADAARWLDFTLTMEPMLNGATLTAGQWAQLGTTTAVWVLLPMAVGAVRVLRTEVG is encoded by the coding sequence GTGACGACCGAACTGATCGCCGATGCCGCTACCGTCCAGACCCGCGCCGCGACCCGACCCAGCGTGGCGCGGCTGGCCGTGGTGGAGCTACGCAAGTTGCTCGACACCCGGGCCGGGCGTTGGCTGCTGGTTACGATCGGACTGGCCTGCGGGGTGATCGCGGGCGTCCAGCTGGCGGTGCTGGACGCGCCGGTGCAGACCTTCCAGACGTTCTTCCTGGGCACCCTGATCCCGATCGGGTTGCTGCTACCGGTGCTGGGCATCCTCGCCGTGACCAGCGAGTGGTCGCAACGCACCGCCCTGAGCACCTTCGCGCTGGTGCCGCAGCGCCATCGGGTGCTGGCGGCCAAGCTGCTCGCCGGTGCGGCCGCCGCTATCGCCTCGGTCGCCGCCAGCGTGGTGATCGCCGCGCTGGCGAATCTAGCGGCGCTGGCCACCGGCGGCGCCGGTGACTGGCGGCTCGACCTGGCGGTACTCGGCAACACGGTGGTCTTCCAGTTGATCAACGTGGCCATGGGGTTGGCGTTCGGCATGGCGGCGCTGAACACGCCGCTGGCGATCGTGGCCTACTTCGTGCTGCCGACGGTGTGGAACGTACTCGGCGCCATGGTCGGATGGTTGGCCGACGCGGCCCGGTGGCTCGACTTCACTCTCACCATGGAGCCCATGCTGAACGGCGCCACCCTCACCGCCGGGCAGTGGGCCCAGCTGGGCACCACCACCGCGGTGTGGGTCCTGCTGCCGATGGCGGTCGGGGCGGTACGGGTACTGCGTACCGAGGTCGGATGA
- a CDS encoding ABC transporter ATP-binding protein — protein MIDVSELTKQYGGRTVVDRVSFDCAPGTITGFLGPNGAGKSTTLRMLCGLTNAASGTATIGGTPYRRLANPGREIGVLLDASAQHSGRTGREVLTLSAGILQMPRQRVGQLLELVGLRDAGGQRVGGYSLGMRQRLGLAHALLGDPRVLVLDEPANGLDPAGIFWLRGLLREFADRGGTVLLSSHLLREVEALADQLVVIGDGQVVARGGRDELLAAAGVRVRARDRQALRRTLAGAGLPTQELEGGALLVHTAAETVGELAAQAGLVLLELRAADGGLEQLFLSLTGDRPTTTDQAQPREHP, from the coding sequence ATGATCGACGTATCGGAGTTGACCAAACAGTACGGCGGCCGAACGGTTGTCGACCGGGTCTCGTTCGACTGTGCGCCGGGGACCATCACCGGCTTCCTGGGGCCCAACGGCGCCGGCAAGTCCACCACCCTGCGGATGCTGTGTGGCCTGACCAACGCGGCCAGCGGCACCGCCACCATCGGCGGCACCCCGTACCGCCGGCTCGCCAACCCGGGCCGGGAGATCGGCGTCCTGCTGGACGCCTCTGCCCAGCACAGCGGCCGCACCGGCCGGGAAGTCCTGACCCTGTCGGCCGGCATCCTGCAGATGCCGCGGCAACGGGTCGGACAGTTGCTGGAGCTGGTCGGCCTGCGCGACGCCGGCGGTCAGCGAGTGGGCGGCTACTCGCTGGGCATGCGGCAGCGGCTCGGGCTGGCGCACGCGTTGCTGGGCGATCCGCGGGTGCTCGTCCTCGATGAGCCGGCCAACGGATTGGACCCGGCCGGCATCTTCTGGCTGCGCGGGCTGCTGCGCGAGTTCGCCGACCGGGGCGGCACCGTGCTGCTCTCCTCACACCTGCTGCGCGAGGTCGAGGCGCTGGCCGATCAGCTGGTGGTTATCGGCGACGGGCAGGTCGTCGCCCGCGGCGGCAGGGATGAGCTGCTCGCCGCCGCGGGAGTGCGGGTGCGGGCACGCGACCGGCAGGCGCTGCGGCGCACCTTGGCCGGTGCCGGCCTGCCGACCCAGGAGCTCGAGGGTGGCGCGTTACTGGTGCATACCGCCGCCGAGACCGTCGGCGAGCTGGCCGCCCAGGCCGGCCTGGTGCTACTCGAACTGCGCGCCGCCGACGGCGGCCTGGAACAGCTGTTCCTCAGCCTCACCGGCGACCGCCCCACCACCACCGACCAAGCCCAGCCGAGGGAGCACCCGTGA
- a CDS encoding sensor histidine kinase — MSEAAPVRVPQTGPVRRCRRDWLTDGAAWLFATGWTALVAWLWWSDWVPATSMPSTLMIVDVATGVVASAAVWLRRRWPVTLAVALVPTGMFSMATAAAAMVALFTVAVRRRPAVTLLIGGAYAATALPYFGYQLNPLQPQAPYWWDVLWACVVTALVVGWGLFARARVQLLQSLHDRAVRAESEQHLRAERARQLERERIAREMHDVLAHRISLVSMHAGGLEYRRDASPEEITRAAGIIRRSAHEALADLRGIVGVLRTAPTGDLRPQPTLAELPALVEQSRLAGVRVRWNGRLDGAESVPEQLGRDAYRIVQEGLTNARKHAAGATVDLSVTGAAGGELVIEVTNPAPVGGGGAPEIPGTGTGLVGLAERAELAGGRLEHGPAPGGGYRLRAWLPWPA; from the coding sequence ATGAGCGAGGCAGCGCCGGTGCGGGTGCCGCAGACCGGGCCGGTGCGGCGCTGCCGGCGCGACTGGCTGACCGACGGCGCCGCCTGGCTATTCGCGACCGGTTGGACGGCGCTGGTGGCATGGCTGTGGTGGTCGGACTGGGTACCGGCCACCTCGATGCCCTCGACGCTGATGATCGTCGACGTCGCGACCGGTGTTGTGGCCAGCGCGGCGGTGTGGCTGCGGCGCCGCTGGCCGGTGACGCTGGCGGTCGCGCTGGTGCCCACCGGCATGTTCTCCATGGCCACCGCGGCGGCGGCGATGGTGGCGCTGTTCACGGTGGCGGTCAGGCGCCGCCCGGCGGTGACCCTGCTGATCGGTGGCGCGTACGCCGCGACCGCGCTGCCGTACTTCGGCTACCAGCTCAACCCCCTGCAGCCGCAGGCGCCCTACTGGTGGGATGTGCTGTGGGCGTGCGTGGTCACCGCGCTGGTGGTCGGCTGGGGTCTGTTCGCCCGAGCCCGCGTACAGCTGCTGCAGTCGTTGCACGACCGGGCGGTACGGGCCGAGTCTGAGCAGCATTTGCGCGCCGAACGGGCCCGGCAGCTGGAGCGCGAGCGCATCGCCCGGGAGATGCACGATGTGCTGGCGCACCGGATCTCCCTGGTGAGCATGCACGCTGGCGGGCTGGAGTATCGCCGGGATGCCTCCCCCGAGGAGATCACCCGCGCTGCGGGAATCATCCGCCGCAGCGCACACGAGGCGCTGGCGGATCTGCGCGGGATCGTGGGGGTGCTGCGGACCGCTCCCACCGGCGATCTGCGGCCGCAGCCGACCCTGGCGGAGCTACCTGCGCTGGTCGAGCAGTCGCGGCTCGCCGGGGTGCGGGTGCGGTGGAATGGCCGGCTCGACGGTGCGGAGTCGGTGCCGGAGCAGCTGGGGCGCGACGCGTACCGGATCGTGCAGGAGGGTCTGACCAACGCGCGCAAACACGCCGCCGGCGCCACGGTAGACCTGTCGGTCACCGGCGCCGCCGGCGGCGAGCTGGTCATCGAGGTAACGAACCCGGCCCCGGTCGGTGGCGGCGGCGCGCCGGAGATCCCCGGTACGGGCACCGGGCTGGTCGGGTTGGCCGAGCGTGCTGAGCTGGCCGGCGGCCGGCTGGAGCACGGGCCGGCTCCCGGCGGCGGGTACCGGCTGCGGGCGTGGCTACCCTGGCCGGCATGA
- a CDS encoding response regulator yields the protein MSPPEQMPPDPIRVLIVDDDALVRAGLSFILGGAEEIELVGEVADGDEVSAAVTRHRPDVVLMDIRMKRVDGLSATELLRRRGDRAEVIVLTTFDADEYVLRALRAGASGFLLKDTPPAQLVAAVRLVAAGEAMLSPAITRQLISHVASQSSAAARDTRQHEARAVLQRLSAREREVAVAIGQGKPNGQIAAELFMSVATVKAHVTRLLTKLELSNRVQIALLAHDAGLLDE from the coding sequence ATGAGCCCGCCCGAGCAGATGCCGCCCGACCCGATCCGGGTACTGATCGTCGACGACGACGCCCTCGTTCGTGCCGGGCTGTCGTTCATCCTGGGCGGCGCCGAGGAGATCGAGCTGGTCGGGGAGGTCGCTGACGGCGACGAGGTGAGTGCCGCGGTGACCCGCCACCGGCCGGATGTGGTGCTGATGGACATCCGGATGAAGCGGGTCGATGGTCTGAGCGCCACCGAGCTGCTGCGCCGCCGCGGCGACCGGGCGGAGGTGATCGTGCTGACCACCTTCGACGCTGACGAGTACGTGCTGCGGGCGTTGCGCGCTGGCGCCAGCGGTTTCCTTCTCAAGGACACACCACCGGCCCAGCTTGTGGCGGCGGTGCGGCTGGTGGCCGCGGGCGAAGCCATGCTTTCACCGGCGATCACCCGGCAGCTGATCTCGCATGTGGCGTCGCAATCTTCGGCGGCCGCCCGGGACACCCGGCAGCACGAGGCCCGGGCGGTGCTCCAACGGCTCAGCGCGCGGGAGCGGGAGGTGGCGGTGGCGATCGGGCAGGGCAAGCCCAACGGGCAGATCGCCGCTGAGCTGTTCATGAGTGTGGCGACCGTCAAGGCGCACGTGACTCGGCTGTTGACCAAGCTGGAGCTGTCCAACCGGGTGCAGATCGCGCTGTTGGCCCACGACGCCGGCCTGCTCGACGAGTGA
- a CDS encoding vWA domain-containing protein: MTQRKGVRAAAALAAAALAVSGCGATDDESAVGAPAPHPEAFDGAGPVFEHYGVNPEVDTVDDNQSTFAVDVDTGSYTVTRGYLDSGLLPDPDSVRTEEFVNYFDQEYAAPESGLGIHLDGTTAPFRGGSDQRLIRVGLQAPVVDDEDRRPVNLTVIVDVSGSMQGHNLEMVQAGLSRLLDNLGPDDAVAIVTFSSDADLLLEMTPMTQQTPIRDAVAALTPQGMTNLEAGLRLGYEHAEANLRSDGTNRVVLLSDGEANEGQTDPQQLAEQIAQAAGDTTLVVIGVGRQTYNEVVLEQFANQGNGFYAYLDTVREAERLFGHDLTGTLQVMARDARVQVSFDPAAVSRFRLLGFENRQLDHDQFDDDTVDGGEVGAGHNVTALYEVTVPEGGLASDAELATVAVRWLDPDSGEPAEATATITAGDLTDSYAEAPPRLRQSILVAAFAEVLRGAPWGEAVSLAQLADNAAVLTRDLPGDDKVEEFAELVQTAADLAG; this comes from the coding sequence ATGACACAGCGCAAGGGGGTACGGGCGGCGGCCGCACTGGCCGCGGCCGCGCTAGCGGTTTCCGGGTGTGGCGCAACAGACGACGAGTCGGCGGTCGGAGCACCCGCGCCGCATCCGGAGGCTTTCGATGGGGCGGGCCCGGTGTTTGAGCACTACGGCGTCAATCCCGAGGTGGACACCGTAGACGATAACCAGTCGACCTTCGCGGTCGATGTCGACACCGGCTCGTACACCGTAACCCGCGGCTACCTGGACAGTGGGCTGTTGCCCGATCCGGATTCGGTGCGCACCGAGGAGTTCGTCAACTACTTCGATCAGGAGTATGCGGCGCCGGAGTCGGGGTTGGGGATCCATCTTGATGGCACCACTGCCCCGTTCCGCGGCGGCAGCGACCAGCGGCTGATCCGGGTTGGTCTGCAGGCGCCGGTGGTCGACGATGAGGATCGGCGGCCGGTGAATCTGACCGTCATCGTGGATGTCTCCGGCTCGATGCAGGGGCACAACCTGGAGATGGTGCAGGCCGGGCTGAGCCGGCTGCTGGACAATCTGGGTCCGGACGACGCGGTGGCGATCGTCACCTTCAGCAGCGACGCCGACCTGCTGCTGGAGATGACCCCGATGACCCAGCAGACGCCGATCCGGGATGCGGTCGCCGCGTTGACGCCGCAGGGCATGACCAACCTCGAAGCCGGGTTGCGGCTCGGCTACGAGCACGCCGAGGCCAACCTGCGCAGCGACGGCACGAACCGGGTGGTGCTGCTCTCCGACGGCGAAGCCAACGAAGGCCAGACCGACCCGCAGCAGCTGGCCGAGCAGATCGCCCAGGCCGCCGGTGACACCACGCTGGTGGTGATCGGGGTCGGCCGGCAAACCTACAACGAGGTGGTGTTGGAGCAGTTCGCCAACCAGGGCAACGGTTTCTACGCCTACCTGGACACGGTAAGGGAAGCCGAGCGGCTGTTCGGTCACGATCTGACCGGCACCCTGCAGGTGATGGCCCGCGACGCCCGGGTGCAGGTGAGTTTCGACCCCGCGGCGGTGAGCCGGTTCCGACTGTTGGGCTTCGAGAACCGGCAGCTCGACCACGACCAGTTCGACGATGACACAGTCGACGGTGGCGAGGTCGGCGCCGGCCACAATGTGACCGCGCTATATGAGGTGACGGTTCCCGAAGGTGGGCTGGCCAGCGACGCCGAGTTGGCCACGGTCGCGGTGCGCTGGCTCGACCCCGACAGCGGGGAGCCGGCCGAAGCAACCGCCACCATCACCGCGGGCGACCTGACCGACTCGTACGCCGAGGCCCCGCCGCGGCTACGGCAGAGCATCCTGGTGGCCGCCTTCGCCGAAGTGCTGCGCGGGGCGCCGTGGGGGGAGGCGGTGAGCCTGGCTCAGCTGGCCGACAACGCTGCGGTGCTGACCCGGGATCTGCCAGGAGACGACAAGGTAGAAGAGTTCGCCGAGTTGGTACAGACCGCGGCCGATCTGGCCGGATAG
- a CDS encoding GNAT family N-acetyltransferase: MTASTITDVIQLHQQRLATIDPLLPSTHPLPEQQPGDEPLAAPGAAALLRHELPDPASLLATWGAASQYRLLPRIGQADPAAAMSALLDQWARWVHGQVRAGDPETEATVTWPSRDTVMTRTFQGHGLTPSLVIAARPAGRGMPTTSGEVQVRRVREDDLAVAGQLWLEEVRWDAQFGSATERPSTADRIAERLREGLTADPLWTWVAEVDGELAGLLVLDSPEQAGWVAPLVSTAPAAYLTCLVVTGRARGAGVGAALVRQAHAALDAAEVSVTLLHYAALNPLSAPFWHRCGYRPLWTTWQARPASDLRVTE, translated from the coding sequence ATGACCGCTTCCACTATCACTGACGTGATCCAGCTCCACCAGCAGCGACTCGCCACGATCGACCCGCTGCTGCCGAGCACCCACCCGCTGCCGGAGCAGCAGCCCGGCGACGAGCCGTTGGCGGCGCCGGGCGCGGCGGCGTTGCTACGGCATGAGTTGCCCGACCCGGCTTCGTTGCTGGCTACCTGGGGTGCCGCCAGCCAGTACCGGCTGTTGCCCCGGATCGGGCAGGCCGACCCGGCGGCGGCGATGTCCGCGCTGCTCGACCAGTGGGCCCGGTGGGTGCACGGGCAGGTGCGCGCCGGTGACCCGGAGACCGAGGCCACGGTGACCTGGCCCAGTCGCGACACGGTCATGACCCGCACCTTCCAAGGCCATGGGTTGACGCCGTCGCTGGTGATCGCCGCCCGGCCCGCGGGCCGCGGCATGCCCACCACATCCGGCGAGGTGCAGGTGCGGCGGGTACGCGAGGACGACCTCGCCGTCGCCGGGCAGTTGTGGCTGGAAGAGGTCCGGTGGGATGCCCAGTTCGGCAGCGCCACCGAGCGCCCGTCCACCGCCGACCGGATCGCCGAGCGGCTCCGTGAAGGGCTCACCGCGGATCCGCTGTGGACCTGGGTGGCGGAGGTGGACGGGGAGCTGGCGGGGCTGCTGGTGCTGGACTCGCCGGAGCAGGCCGGCTGGGTCGCCCCGCTGGTGTCGACGGCGCCGGCGGCGTACCTGACCTGTCTGGTGGTGACCGGCCGGGCGCGGGGCGCCGGCGTGGGGGCTGCGCTGGTGCGGCAGGCCCACGCCGCGCTCGACGCCGCCGAGGTGTCGGTGACGCTGTTGCACTACGCCGCCCTTAATCCGCTCTCGGCACCGTTCTGGCACCGGTGCGGCTACCGGCCGCTGTGGACGACCTGGCAGGCCCGGCCCGCGTCCGACCTGCGAGTCACAGAGTGA
- a CDS encoding DEAD/DEAH box helicase, with translation MWVPENGDPDAVYEAIEQWAAGQGLELYPAQQEALIEIVSGANVILGTPTGSGKSLVATGAHAAALAGNQVSFYTAPIKALVSEKFFALCEIFGPENVGMLTGDARVNDDAPIICCTAEILANIALRQGESADIGLVIMDEFHFYAEPDRGWAWQVPLLELPQAQFLLMSATLGDVSRFEKDLTRRTGRPTAVVTSAERPVPLHFQYVLTPLHETLEELLATDQAPVYVVHFTQQAAIERAQALMSVNVCTRAEKDAIAAALGDFRFSAGFGRTLSRLVRHGIGVHHAGMLPRYRRLVETLAQAGLLKVICGTDTLGVGINVPIRTVLFTALSKYDGVRNRHLKAREFHQIAGRAGRAGFDTIGNVVVQAPEHVVANEKALAKAGDDPKKRRKVVRKHAPEGHVSWARPTFERLTTAAPEPLTSSFTVSHAMLLGVISRPGDAFTAMRKLLTDNHEDRPAQRRHIRRAIAIFRALRAAEVIEQLPTPDEQGRTVRLVDELPLDFALNQPLSPFALAAIELLGQDSPSYALDVVSIIEATLENPRPVIAAQLNKAKGEAVAAMKAEGIEYEQRMELLEEVTHPRPLAELLDEAYELYRRGHPWVADHELAPKAVVRDMFERALTFTEYVSFYQLARAEGLVLRYLADAYRALRQTVPEDARTEDLADLIEWLGELVRQVDSSLLDEWEKLRSPDEQVEVRPGRPAEQGPPPVTANRRAFRVLVRNAMFRRVELAALRRWYDLGELDAESGFDAAGWEEALAAYFDEYDEIGTGPDARGPALLLIDEQPGRWRVRQILHDPAGDHDWGISAEVDLAGSDAAGEAVLTITAVDQL, from the coding sequence ATGTGGGTCCCGGAAAACGGCGATCCGGATGCGGTCTATGAGGCGATCGAGCAGTGGGCCGCCGGGCAGGGGTTGGAGCTCTACCCCGCCCAGCAGGAGGCGCTGATCGAGATCGTGTCGGGGGCCAACGTGATCCTCGGTACCCCCACCGGGTCCGGCAAGAGTCTGGTCGCCACCGGCGCCCACGCCGCCGCGCTCGCCGGCAACCAGGTCAGCTTCTACACCGCCCCGATCAAGGCGCTGGTCAGCGAGAAGTTCTTCGCGCTCTGTGAGATCTTCGGGCCGGAGAACGTCGGCATGCTCACCGGCGACGCCAGAGTCAACGACGACGCCCCGATCATCTGCTGCACCGCCGAGATCCTGGCCAATATCGCGCTGCGGCAGGGCGAGAGCGCCGACATCGGCCTGGTGATCATGGACGAGTTTCACTTCTACGCCGAGCCCGACCGGGGTTGGGCGTGGCAGGTGCCGCTGTTGGAGCTGCCGCAGGCGCAGTTTCTGCTGATGTCGGCCACGCTCGGCGACGTGAGCCGGTTCGAGAAAGACCTCACCCGCCGCACCGGCCGGCCCACCGCGGTGGTCACCTCGGCCGAGCGGCCGGTGCCGCTGCACTTCCAGTATGTGCTCACCCCGTTGCACGAGACCCTGGAGGAGTTACTCGCCACCGATCAGGCCCCGGTCTACGTCGTGCACTTCACCCAGCAGGCGGCGATCGAGCGAGCGCAGGCGCTGATGAGCGTCAACGTGTGTACGCGGGCGGAGAAGGACGCGATCGCGGCGGCGTTGGGCGACTTCCGGTTCTCCGCCGGGTTCGGTCGCACCCTGTCCCGGTTGGTGCGGCACGGTATCGGGGTGCACCACGCCGGGATGCTGCCGCGTTACCGCCGGCTGGTGGAGACGTTGGCGCAGGCCGGGCTGCTGAAGGTGATCTGCGGCACCGACACCCTCGGGGTGGGCATCAACGTGCCGATCCGTACGGTGCTGTTCACCGCCCTGTCCAAGTACGACGGGGTGCGCAACCGGCATCTGAAGGCGCGCGAGTTCCATCAGATCGCGGGCCGCGCCGGTCGGGCCGGGTTCGACACCATCGGCAACGTGGTGGTGCAGGCACCCGAGCATGTGGTGGCGAACGAGAAGGCGCTGGCCAAGGCCGGGGATGATCCGAAGAAGCGCCGCAAGGTGGTGCGCAAGCACGCGCCGGAAGGTCACGTGTCGTGGGCCAGGCCCACGTTCGAGCGGCTGACCACCGCCGCCCCGGAGCCGTTGACCTCCAGCTTCACCGTCTCCCACGCGATGCTGCTGGGGGTGATCAGCCGTCCCGGCGACGCCTTCACCGCGATGCGCAAGTTGCTCACCGACAACCATGAGGACCGGCCCGCGCAGCGGCGGCACATCCGGCGGGCGATCGCGATCTTCCGGGCGCTGCGCGCCGCCGAGGTGATCGAGCAGCTGCCCACGCCCGACGAGCAGGGCCGCACCGTCCGGCTGGTGGACGAGCTGCCGCTCGACTTCGCGCTCAACCAGCCGCTGTCGCCGTTCGCGCTGGCCGCGATCGAGCTGCTCGGGCAGGATTCGCCCAGCTACGCCCTGGACGTGGTCTCGATCATCGAGGCCACCCTGGAAAATCCCCGGCCGGTGATCGCCGCGCAGCTCAACAAGGCCAAGGGTGAGGCGGTCGCCGCCATGAAGGCCGAGGGTATCGAGTACGAGCAGCGGATGGAGCTGTTGGAGGAGGTGACCCATCCGCGGCCGTTGGCCGAGCTGCTCGACGAGGCGTATGAGCTGTATCGGCGGGGGCATCCGTGGGTGGCCGACCATGAGCTGGCGCCCAAGGCGGTCGTGCGCGACATGTTTGAGCGGGCGCTGACCTTCACCGAGTACGTCAGCTTCTACCAGCTGGCCCGCGCCGAAGGGCTGGTGTTGCGCTACCTGGCCGACGCGTACCGGGCGCTGCGGCAGACCGTGCCCGAGGATGCCCGCACCGAGGACCTCGCCGATCTGATCGAGTGGTTGGGTGAGCTGGTCCGGCAGGTCGACTCCAGCCTGCTCGACGAGTGGGAGAAGCTGCGCAGCCCCGACGAGCAGGTCGAGGTGCGCCCCGGCCGGCCAGCTGAGCAGGGGCCGCCGCCGGTGACCGCCAACCGGCGGGCGTTTCGGGTGCTGGTGCGCAACGCGATGTTCCGGCGGGTGGAGCTGGCGGCGCTGCGCCGCTGGTACGACCTGGGCGAGTTGGACGCCGAGTCCGGCTTCGACGCGGCCGGTTGGGAGGAAGCGCTGGCGGCCTACTTCGACGAGTACGACGAGATCGGCACCGGCCCCGACGCCCGCGGCCCGGCGCTGCTGCTCATCGACGAACAGCCGGGGCGGTGGCGGGTGCGGCAGATCCTGCACGACCCGGCGGGCGACCACGACTGGGGCATCAGCGCCGAGGTCGACCTGGCCGGCAGCGACGCCGCTGGCGAGGCGGTGCTTACGATCACCGCGGTCGACCAGTTGTGA
- a CDS encoding VOC family protein, which translates to MFTEAFPILTTRDLPRLAAFYQEVLEFAETYRFPAEGDPQYVGLELGAGGQLGVGADAAAPMGPEQRLDLCVYADDCDAAVARLRSHGATITGEPQDMPWGERAAHAEDPDGNRLVILSRLTG; encoded by the coding sequence ATGTTCACCGAGGCGTTCCCGATCCTGACCACTCGCGACCTGCCCCGGCTGGCCGCTTTCTACCAGGAGGTGCTGGAGTTCGCCGAGACCTACCGGTTCCCCGCCGAGGGTGACCCGCAGTATGTCGGTCTGGAGCTGGGGGCCGGCGGTCAGCTGGGGGTCGGCGCCGACGCCGCTGCCCCGATGGGCCCGGAGCAACGGCTCGACCTGTGCGTCTACGCCGACGACTGCGACGCCGCGGTGGCCCGGCTGCGCAGCCACGGCGCCACCATTACCGGCGAGCCGCAGGATATGCCCTGGGGTGAGCGGGCGGCCCACGCCGAAGACCCCGACGGCAACCGGCTGGTGATCCTTTCCCGGCTGACCGGGTAG